CCTGATAAAAAATAATTGAGACTTGATCGCTACGCTAGGTTGTAAGTACCTCCCTCTCCCTTCTTCACGAAGCCGCCCTTCACGAGGGACCTCATCTTGCCCGTTACCTGCTGCACGGGAATCCCCAGCTCCTTCGCTATATCACTGCACTTAGCAGGTTTTCCTATCTTTTTCATGGCATCTAATATCTTCTTTGATAGTTCATCGAGTTTTACTTCCTCCTTTACCTCCTTAGTCGGTTTCTCCTCCTTCTTAGGGGCGGACCTCCTGCTGCAGGGCATAATATACCCCTTACTCGCTGAGCGGGGATTGCTTATAAATTTTTCACACAATCTCGTGAATTATTTTTAGGATATCCCGCCATTACCCTTCGGAAGTCGGCTGCGAAAACCAGCCCCCTGTACGTCAATCGTTGAATCATAAATATAATATATTGCTCGCATACAATCTCGGTGGGCCCCATGATGGTGATCGATTGGACCGATTTCCCCAATCCCCCCTCCGGTATAAGGTCCCTCGACATAGCTGAGGTCAGGAGGATATATGACTTCGAGCTCCCGCCCCTCGTGGTTTACGCTGGTGTGGCTGAGGACGACCTCGGGAGGGTGATACCGGTTATAGCGGTTGTTGAAGAAGGGGTAGGGTCCGCCAAGCTTTACCTCTTCACGGCTGAGGATAGGTTGAGGGAGGAGGACATCGTAGCCTCGCTCGCTTGAACTCAAACTTTTTCTTAATCACCAGGCTCACTGAGGGGGATGCGCTTGGTCAGGAGGATAGCCGTTTTAGGAGCAGGGACCATGGGTCACGGTATAGCGCAGGTAGCCGCGATGGCAGGATATGAGGTAAGGATTAGAGACATATCTGAGGATTTCGTCCAGAGCGGAATCAATAGGATAAGGGCTAGCTTGAGTAAGTTCGTCGAGAAGGGGAAGCTTAGCGCGGAGGATATGGAGAAAATCCTGAGCAGGATATCCGGGACGGTGGATCTGGAGTTAGCTGTTAGGGATGCTGACTTCATTATAGAAGCTGTTCCGGAGGTCTTCAGCATAAAGGCGGAGATATTCAAGGAGATAGATAAAATAGCGCCCCCTCATACGATATTCGCGACTAACACGAGTAGCTTGCCCGTATCGGAACTAGCCTCCGCTACGGGGAGGCCCGATAGGTTCGTGGGGATGCACTTCTTCAACCCCCCTCAGCTCATGAGGCTCGTCGAGGTAGTTAGGGGAGAGCGCACATCCGAGGAGACCGTCAGGAAGACAATAGAACTAGCTAAATCGATGGGGAAGGAACCTGTCTTAGTTAAGAAGGACGTTCCAGGTTTCATCGTCAATAGGATACTAGTTAGGTGGCTTAACGAAGCTTGCTTGATCTCCGAGAGGGGAGGGTTCGACATAAGCCTAATTGACTCGGCCCTGAAGGGCAAGGTCGGCCTACCGATGGGGGCCTTCGAGCTCTCGGATTACATAGGCTTGGACGTCATGAGGGACATCATAGAGGCCATGGTGAGGAGGGGCTTCGAGCTCACGCCCTGCTCGAGGTGGTCCGAGCTCCCCAGTAAGGGTATGCTGGGAGCGAAGAGCGGCCGGGGGTTCTACGATTGGAGTAAGGGGAGGCCTCAGATATCCCCAAACCCTGATGCTGAGTTCGATCCGATTGAGGTCCTATGTATGGCTATAAACGAAGCGGCTTGGCTCGTGAGGAACGGTGTCGCATCCGTTGAGGAGGTAGATAAGGCTGTAGTGCTCGGATTGAACTTCCCCAAGGGTCCTCTGAGGATGGCTGACGAATACGGGCTGGATAGAGTGAGGGATGCGATAGAGGGCAAAGCTAGGAAGTTCGGTCTCCCTGAGTATGAGGTGGATCCCCTCCTGATCGATAAGGTGAGCAGGGGCGAGCTAGGGGTGAAGTCCGGTAGGGGGTTCTACGACTACGGGGTAAGGCGGCTTGAGTTCGGCCCTGTTATCTACAGGGAAACCCCTCCCATCGCTTGGATAATATTGAACAGACCTGAGAAACTGAACGTTCTCGATAGCGAGATGGTGGCGGGCATACTCTCCTCCCTGAGGGAGGCCAGGAGGGATGAGGTCAAGGTGGTCGTGATAACGGGCGAGGGGAGGGCCTTCTGCGCGGGAGCGGACGTCAAGGGGTTTAAGGGGATGAGTGCTATAGAGGCTTTTGAATTCTCAAGAGAGCTAAACAGAGCTTTTAGGGAGATATGGGAATTTCCAAAGCCTGTGATAGCGATGATAAATGGTTTTGCTCTTGGAGGAGGTCTGGAACTCGCTATGGCTTGCGATTTGAGGATAGCGAGCGATAAGGCTCAGCTAGGCCAACCCGAGATAACTCTGGGTATAATAACGGGTGGAGGGGGGTCCTTCAGGCTCCCAGAACTCGTGGGTTTGGCGAGGGCCAAGGAGCTCCTGTTCACCGGAGAGGTAGTGGGAGCTGAGGAGGCCCTCCGCATGGGATTAGTTAACAGGGTGGTGGATCACGAGAGACTAGAGGAGGAGACGAGGAAATTAGCTATTAAGATAGCGGAGAGACCTCCGAAGGCCATAGAGATTTACAAAGCTCTTTTCAATGGCCAGAGGTATGATATGGAATCTCTAGCGTTCGGACTGGTCTTCTCGACTGAGGACTCTAAGGAAGGGATAAACGCCTTCTTAGAGAAGAGGAAAGCTGAGTTCAAGGGAAGCTGAGGCCACGATTAGCGAAGGATAGGAGACCTAGCTCCCTAAGGTGGATGGGCTTTGAGCCCTCTTGGGCTCCCACACCACCTTAAAGGTGTGCCAATAGGTTAACCACCTCCACGAGAGTGGGTGTGAGCTCGCTTGATTCTAGGTATCGCGTCGCACCGAACATGCAGAGTGCTCTGAAAGAAGCCCCTCGCAGCGGCTTCAAAATAGATAGATTTGAATAGACATGGAGGGGCCGTCGAGTGCGGTGGTCCTCAACCCTACGAGCAGAAGGTGCTTCAGATGTGGGAAGATCAATGCCCCGAAAGGAGCTACGGGTTGAGGATAGGCAGCTAAATGCTGCCGTAAATCTTTACCTTCAGATGGAGGATCTTTCTCCGAGCCCTAAGCTCTTTGAGGAGCTTATGGCTCGGAGCGGGTTCACCCTGACGGGGACCTCAGACTTGGGGGATGGTGAGTCCCAAGAGCTACGCAAGTCTATAGGACTACGTAGCTCAGAACTCCAAGGGTTACTAATCCCCCATCTGAGGGAATTTTAACTGTAACCCCTCATATCTCCACTATGTAGATGTCCTTGCAGGCCTTCACCGAATCGTAGGAGATCCTCCTCTTCTCCCCCCTCCTACCCGTGCTGACCTCTATCTCGACCAACTTCCCCTCGACGTCATCGAACGTGAAGTCCTCCGTGACTCCCAGGAAGGCTCCGTCGATGGAGTAAACCTGCATCTCATAGAGCTCAGATATCTTCCTAGCCAAGCTATCACCTCAGGATTATCCTAGCGTCCACTACCTTTATGCCCTTGGGATACGCGATCACGGGGTTAAGGTCCATCTCAGCTATCTCCTCGTTCTCCACCCCTATCCTACCGACCTTAATTAAAGCGTCTTTTATAGCGTTTATATCGACTGGTTCCGCCCCTCTGAACCCTGTGAGCAGTTTATAAGCTTTTATCTCCTTTATCATGGTCTCAGCGTCCTGCTCGGAGAGCGGAGCAACTCTGAACGAAACATCCCTGAACACCTCAACGAATATACCACCAAGACCGAACATCACCGTCGGCCCGAACTGGGGATCCCTTATCAGCCCTATTATGAGCTCAGCGCCTGGAGGTGCGAACTCCTGGACCAGGATACCCTCTATCCTCGCGTCCGGGACTCTCCTCCTTACGTTATCCACTATCTCCCTATAGGCTCTCCTGACATCATCCTCGCTCCTCAGATTTACCTTAACTCCCCCCACATCGCTCTTATGGATCACCTGCGGGGAAGCTATCTTCAGGACAACGGGGAACCCTATCTCGTTAGCG
This is a stretch of genomic DNA from Candidatus Korarchaeum sp.. It encodes these proteins:
- a CDS encoding winged helix-turn-helix transcriptional regulator, coding for MPCSRRSAPKKEEKPTKEVKEEVKLDELSKKILDAMKKIGKPAKCSDIAKELGIPVQQVTGKMRSLVKGGFVKKGEGGTYNLA
- a CDS encoding 3-hydroxyacyl-CoA dehydrogenase/enoyl-CoA hydratase family protein; the protein is MRLVRRIAVLGAGTMGHGIAQVAAMAGYEVRIRDISEDFVQSGINRIRASLSKFVEKGKLSAEDMEKILSRISGTVDLELAVRDADFIIEAVPEVFSIKAEIFKEIDKIAPPHTIFATNTSSLPVSELASATGRPDRFVGMHFFNPPQLMRLVEVVRGERTSEETVRKTIELAKSMGKEPVLVKKDVPGFIVNRILVRWLNEACLISERGGFDISLIDSALKGKVGLPMGAFELSDYIGLDVMRDIIEAMVRRGFELTPCSRWSELPSKGMLGAKSGRGFYDWSKGRPQISPNPDAEFDPIEVLCMAINEAAWLVRNGVASVEEVDKAVVLGLNFPKGPLRMADEYGLDRVRDAIEGKARKFGLPEYEVDPLLIDKVSRGELGVKSGRGFYDYGVRRLEFGPVIYRETPPIAWIILNRPEKLNVLDSEMVAGILSSLREARRDEVKVVVITGEGRAFCAGADVKGFKGMSAIEAFEFSRELNRAFREIWEFPKPVIAMINGFALGGGLELAMACDLRIASDKAQLGQPEITLGIITGGGGSFRLPELVGLARAKELLFTGEVVGAEEALRMGLVNRVVDHERLEEETRKLAIKIAERPPKAIEIYKALFNGQRYDMESLAFGLVFSTEDSKEGINAFLEKRKAEFKGS
- a CDS encoding PRC-barrel domain-containing protein, whose protein sequence is MARKISELYEMQVYSIDGAFLGVTEDFTFDDVEGKLVEIEVSTGRRGEKRRISYDSVKACKDIYIVEI
- a CDS encoding acetate--CoA ligase family protein, with the translated sequence MSAREILLRVKGDGRNFLLEHEAKSFVADYGIPVTRIKLAKSEDEAVRFANEIGFPVVLKIASPQVIHKSDVGGVKVNLRSEDDVRRAYREIVDNVRRRVPDARIEGILVQEFAPPGAELIIGLIRDPQFGPTVMFGLGGIFVEVFRDVSFRVAPLSEQDAETMIKEIKAYKLLTGFRGAEPVDINAIKDALIKVGRIGVENEEIAEMDLNPVIAYPKGIKVVDARIILR